The Actinomycetes bacterium sequence GGCCGCTCTCGTGGAACGCGGATCACCCTTGCGAACGTGGCCGGAACGATCTTTGCCATCGACGACACGTGTACTCACAGTGGTTGCTCCCTGGGCGATGGGAAGCTCGACGGGTCCACGGTCCAGTGCGCCTGTCACGGAAGCCGCTTCGACGTGACGAGCGGCGCGGTC is a genomic window containing:
- a CDS encoding Rieske 2Fe-2S domain-containing protein — its product is MLKTIARTTDVEPGQVRAFEIREEGAVAAGRSMIPLLRVVGIGRSRGTRITLANVAGTIFAIDDTCTHSGCSLGDGKLDGSTVQCACHGSRFDVTSGAV